The following proteins are encoded in a genomic region of Fusarium oxysporum f. sp. lycopersici 4287 chromosome 1, whole genome shotgun sequence:
- a CDS encoding hypothetical protein (At least one base has a quality score < 10) — protein MRFSTIISTGRMALFISILACTLTGVLADDTEVSTWAETEIPEWATINGMQLSLSANPGLQFAVIPLTSNLGLNDSTGRVIDVCLGSALLSKVTDKDDIAYLSCDEPKGDSFLSPNKMLNTLMQLDPHLRAIVLYSTSNTWCAIDPVEKLPFTSILSMADGGEATQALNLLNGTSRGEVVKASIFGNNTDNTIPKDESKGGSNTAAMSVLYAITGLITLLFLVIITTGAVRAHRYPERYGPRGALGGRPRQSRAKGLARAVLDTIPIVKFGNQTPTKPDPELELENTEGNDAATQRTASRLSEARQSDGAPAPGGETNAVPAATRASSSPESAEDETSDHLGCSICTEDFTVGEDVRVLPCKHQYHPACVDPWLINVSGTCPLCRYDLRPGKGHASAEADVGDSSTLPPPLAMEGAENDAPQSSHRNRLSRLFDINRLREGTVEEQMEALRQMRAETNENNNQETTEVTEAADGESQGQSARFAARLRDRFRIRTRAQAVEDHESQRGS, from the exons ATGAGATTCTCGACGATAATTAGCACAGGCAGGATGGcgctcttcatctccatcctAGCCTGCACTCTTACAGGTGTCCTTGCCGATGACACTGAAGTCTCTACATGGGCCGAAACCGAAATCCCCGAATGGGCCACTATCAACGGCATGCAGCTCTCGTTGTCAGCGAACCCTGGGCTGCAGTTTGCTGTGATCCCTCTTACGTCGAATCTGGGACTGAACGATTCCACCGGTCGAGTAATAGATGTATGTCTTGGCTCTGCACT TTTGAGCAAAGTGACTGATAAAGACGATATCGCCTATCTGTCATGCGACGAACCCAAAGGCGACTCTTTTCTCAGCCCCAACAAGATGCTCAACACATTGATGCAGCTTGATCCTCATCTTAGGGCGATAGTCCTGTATTCTACGTCCAACACATGGTGTGCCATCGACCCAGTCGAAAAACTTCCCTTTACAagtatcttgtccatggcCGATGGAGGCGAGGCCACACAAGCCCTGAACCTCTTGAACGGCACCAGCCGTGGTGAAGTGGTTAAAGCGAGTATCTTCGGTAACAACACGGATAATACGATACCGAAGGATGAGAGCAAAGGGGGTAGTAACACGGCTGCCATGAGTGTTTTGTACGCCATCACTGGCCTGATTACTCTGCTATTCTTGGTCATCATCACGACAGGCGCTGTGAGAGCCCACCGATATCCTGAAAGATACGGGCCACGAGGTGCACTTGGCGGGCGGCCACGGCAGAGTCGGGCCAAAGGACTTGCTCGGGCTGTATTGGATACGATCCCAATTGTCAAATTTGGAAACCAGACGCCTACAAAGCCAGATCCCGAATTGGAATTGGAAAATACGGAAGGGAACGATGCTGCCACACAGCGAACTGCGTCACGCCTCAGTGAGGCCAGACAGTCTGACGGGGCTCCGGCACCAGGTGGGGAGACCAATGCCGTACCAGCCGCGACTAGGGCATCGTCTTCTCCCGAGAGTGCCGAAGACGAGACGAGCGACCACTTAGGATGCTCTATCTGCACTGAAGACTTTACggttggtgaagatgttAGAGTGTTGCCCTGCAAGCATCAGTACCATCCAGCATGTGTTGATCCATGGCTGATTAACGTATCTGGCACGTGTCCATTGTG CCGCTATGACTTACGACCAGGCAAGGGTCATGCATCTGCGGAGGCGGATGTTGGCGACTCTAGCACACTGCCGCCACCTTTGGCAATGGAGGGTGCTGAGAACGACGCGCCTCAGTCATCTCACCGTAACCGACTCTCGAGACTTTTTGATATTAACCGCCTTCGAGAGGGGACCGTGGAAGAACAAATGGAAGCATTACGGCAGATGCGGGCGGAAACTAATGAAAATAACAATCAAGAGACAACAGAAGTTACTGAAGCGGCCGATGGCGAGTCGCAGGGCCAAAGTGCACGATTTGCGGCGAGGCTTCGGGATAGATTTAGAATCCGCACACGCGCTCAAGCCGTCGAAGATCATGAAAGCCAACGGGGGAGCTAG